The nucleotide window GTGTAGCGTGGCGCCCGTCCGGCCGGATCGAGCCACCGGTGCCCGTCACGTTTTCCGGCCCCGGTCGGCCGTGACACGGTGTCGAAACGACTTTCAGGATACTCCCGGCATCAAGGGACAGCCAATGGAGAAGGCCCTGTGGTACCTGTTCGCGGGCACGCGCGGCGGGGCAAACAGGGTCCGTATCGTCCGCGAACTCGAGGCCCGGCCCCGGAACGCAAACGAACTGGCCGACCGCCTCGACGTCGACTACAACACCGTCACCCACCACCTGGACATGCTCGAGGAACACGACGTCGTCGAACCCGGCGGGAGCGACTACGGCACGCTGTACTTTCTGACC belongs to Salinirussus salinus and includes:
- a CDS encoding winged helix-turn-helix domain-containing protein; translation: MEKALWYLFAGTRGGANRVRIVRELEARPRNANELADRLDVDYNTVTHHLDMLEEHDVVEPGGSDYGTLYFLTDRFERHWDTFEEITEEVN